From a region of the Constantimarinum furrinae genome:
- a CDS encoding isoaspartyl peptidase/L-asparaginase family protein gives MTKFSIAIHGGAGTLVKGLMTQELETQYKEALRNALDAGYAVLNGGGTSLDAVETSVMLLEDSPLFNAGKGAVFTADGTHEMDAAIMEGKNLNAGAVTLITGIKNPVRLARDVMEKSDHVFLAGDGAMRFAKVNGYTLENEDYFYDEVRYQQWQGIKDSKTFQLDHSVKKDGKFGTVGAVACDVHGNIAAATSTGGMTNKRWGRVGDSPMIGAGNYANNRTCAVSCTGSGEYFIRGVVAYDVSCLMEYKGMTLQEAASEVIQNRVLKIGGDGGLIAVDANANIAMPFNTEGMYRAFATSEGKRGLGIYKD, from the coding sequence ATGACCAAATTCTCAATTGCCATTCACGGTGGGGCGGGAACCCTTGTTAAAGGTTTAATGACCCAAGAGTTAGAAACTCAGTATAAGGAAGCACTTCGAAACGCACTAGACGCCGGCTATGCTGTCTTAAATGGAGGGGGTACATCACTGGATGCTGTTGAAACTTCAGTAATGTTGTTAGAAGACAGCCCGCTGTTTAATGCGGGTAAGGGAGCTGTTTTTACAGCCGATGGAACCCACGAGATGGATGCTGCGATCATGGAGGGTAAAAACCTAAACGCCGGGGCCGTAACATTGATCACCGGCATTAAAAATCCGGTACGCCTTGCACGGGATGTAATGGAAAAAAGCGATCATGTATTTTTAGCTGGTGACGGAGCAATGCGCTTTGCAAAAGTTAATGGATATACCCTCGAAAATGAAGACTACTTTTATGATGAAGTCCGATATCAACAATGGCAGGGAATTAAGGATAGCAAGACTTTTCAACTAGACCACAGCGTAAAAAAGGATGGGAAATTTGGGACTGTGGGGGCAGTGGCCTGTGATGTACACGGCAATATTGCTGCGGCTACTTCTACCGGAGGAATGACCAATAAACGATGGGGGCGCGTTGGAGACAGCCCAATGATAGGCGCCGGGAACTATGCCAACAATAGAACCTGCGCCGTTAGTTGTACCGGTAGCGGTGAATATTTTATACGAGGAGTAGTTGCCTACGACGTTTCCTGTTTAATGGAGTATAAAGGAATGACATTGCAGGAAGCGGCTTCTGAAGTGATTCAAAACCGAGTATTAAAAATTGGAGGCGACGGCGGACTCATAGCCGTTGATGCCAATGCCAATATAGCCATGCCATTTAATACCGAAGGCATGTACCGGGCATTTGCCACTTCCGAAGGAAAAAGAGGACTTGGAATCTATAAGGATTGA
- a CDS encoding cyanophycinase → MDIKGTLIPIGGNEDKGIETSEIYHLEFIEDGILARVVKESGGKDATILIIPTASSIPEEVGQNYIQAFQKLGCTNLHVLDIRKRKQSEDPEFIELMKKADCVMFSGGNQSNITRKIGGTTLHKIMMERYKNESFVIAGTSAGAMCMSKEMITGGSSKESFIKGAVGMGEGMSFIPNLIIDSHFIRRGRFGRLAEAVAKFPKLIGIGLAEDTGLVIKNCNMVEVIGSGMVILFDPRKLKHNNQDSVAVGSPMSLNNLKTHILANGDRFNIKKNKLKVSPLGIPVVEPQSL, encoded by the coding sequence ATGGACATAAAAGGAACCTTGATCCCAATTGGTGGAAATGAAGACAAAGGAATAGAGACCAGTGAGATCTATCATCTGGAATTTATCGAAGATGGCATCCTCGCAAGAGTGGTAAAAGAAAGTGGTGGAAAAGATGCTACGATCCTTATCATCCCAACGGCATCGAGTATTCCCGAAGAGGTAGGCCAAAATTATATACAGGCATTTCAGAAACTCGGATGCACAAACCTTCATGTCCTGGATATACGCAAGCGTAAACAGTCTGAAGATCCCGAATTTATCGAACTCATGAAAAAGGCGGATTGTGTAATGTTTTCTGGAGGAAACCAATCTAATATTACTCGAAAAATTGGCGGTACGACCTTACATAAGATCATGATGGAACGTTATAAAAATGAATCCTTTGTGATCGCCGGAACCAGCGCCGGTGCCATGTGCATGTCTAAAGAAATGATCACGGGCGGAAGCAGTAAAGAATCGTTTATAAAAGGTGCCGTAGGTATGGGAGAAGGAATGAGTTTTATTCCAAACCTTATCATCGATTCGCATTTTATAAGGCGTGGACGCTTTGGCCGACTTGCGGAAGCTGTCGCCAAATTTCCAAAACTTATAGGAATTGGACTGGCCGAAGATACAGGACTTGTAATTAAGAACTGCAATATGGTGGAAGTGATAGGAAGCGGCATGGTCATATTATTCGACCCTCGAAAACTCAAGCACAACAATCAAGATAGTGTTGCTGTTGGATCTCCAATGTCACTAAATAATTTAAAGACTCATATCTTGGCCAATGGGGATCGTTTCAATATTAAAAAGAATAAACTTAAGGTATCACCTTTGGGAATTCCGGTTGTTGAGCCTCAATCCTTATAG
- the cphA gene encoding cyanophycin synthetase, whose product MRIREINAMRGPNYWSVRRHKLIVMVLDLEEMEDFPSNKVDGFSDRLKQMFPTMFSHRCSVGEPGGFFQRVDEGTWMGHIIEHIALEIQTLAGMDTGFGRTRDYGEHGVYNVVFSYIEETVGRFAAEASVRICEALIAGEEYDLESDIQTMRELREAERLGPSTGSIVEEAASRGIPWIRLNKYSLCQLGYGANQKRIQATVTSETSSIGVELACDKEDTKYLLEQAEVEVPRGDIISKESSLEEACRYVGFPLVIKPIDGNHGRGITVDIQNYDEALVAFNAAKEVSRRVIVEKFVTGEDYRLLVINNVLVAAAKRTPAHVIGDGRSTVEELVNKVNEDPRRGYGHENVLTMITINDLTKTIIKDAGYTVDSVLPEGERLILKDTANLSTGGTAEDVTDIVHPANVSMAERISKIIDLDICGIDIMTDDISKPLSETGGAVLEVNAGPGFRMHLAPTTGLPRNVAAPVVDKLFPQKGDTGRIPIVAITGTNGKTTTSRLIAHMAKMKGYRVGYTTSDGVYIQNRLLMKGDCTGPASAEFVLKDPTVNFAVLECARGGLLRAGLGFGNCDVAVVTNVAADHLGLKGIHTIEQLAKVKGVVPETVLPDGYAILNADDDLVYDMRRGINCNLALFSMDENNPRIQALQRIGGITAVYENGYVTICKGSWKMRIMKAENIPLTYGGKAEFMIQNVLAAVIAANVRGISIEDMKAGLETFIPSASQTPGRLNLFEFDNFKILLDYAHNPAGMRALQKFSDKLECTVKVGIIAGIGDRRIEDNNEMGAIAAEMFDEIIIRQDKRLRGKTEEELINMLHDGIKSKDPNKKTTIIPSEREAITYAVNNAQKGSLIILCSDVIPDALDLVTRFKEQEANGEKVFAD is encoded by the coding sequence ATGAGGATTAGAGAAATAAATGCAATGCGCGGGCCTAATTACTGGTCGGTACGCCGACATAAGTTAATAGTAATGGTCCTCGACCTCGAAGAGATGGAAGATTTCCCATCTAATAAAGTTGATGGATTTAGTGATCGTCTCAAGCAAATGTTTCCTACCATGTTTTCTCACCGCTGTTCAGTTGGAGAGCCCGGGGGTTTTTTTCAACGGGTTGATGAAGGTACCTGGATGGGTCATATAATTGAACATATAGCGCTGGAGATCCAAACGCTGGCAGGTATGGATACGGGCTTCGGAAGGACCCGAGATTATGGGGAACACGGGGTTTATAATGTGGTGTTCAGTTATATCGAAGAAACTGTTGGACGTTTTGCTGCTGAAGCTTCAGTACGCATTTGTGAAGCCTTGATCGCCGGAGAAGAATACGATCTGGAATCGGATATTCAAACCATGCGTGAATTGAGAGAGGCCGAACGTTTAGGACCCAGCACAGGTTCGATAGTTGAAGAAGCAGCCAGTAGGGGCATTCCATGGATACGATTAAACAAATATTCTCTATGTCAGTTAGGTTATGGCGCCAATCAGAAAAGAATACAGGCCACCGTAACCAGTGAGACCAGCAGTATTGGAGTAGAACTTGCCTGTGATAAGGAAGATACAAAATACCTGCTCGAGCAGGCCGAAGTAGAAGTGCCCAGAGGGGATATTATTTCGAAGGAAAGTAGTTTGGAAGAAGCTTGTCGTTATGTAGGCTTTCCATTGGTAATTAAACCTATAGACGGTAATCACGGCAGAGGAATTACGGTTGACATTCAAAATTACGACGAAGCATTAGTTGCTTTTAATGCGGCAAAAGAAGTTTCTCGTCGTGTGATCGTTGAAAAATTTGTTACCGGAGAAGACTATAGATTACTGGTGATAAATAACGTACTCGTTGCCGCAGCAAAAAGAACCCCTGCTCATGTTATTGGAGACGGAAGATCTACTGTGGAAGAGTTGGTCAATAAGGTTAATGAAGATCCCAGAAGAGGGTATGGGCATGAGAATGTGCTTACCATGATAACTATTAATGATCTTACTAAGACCATTATAAAAGATGCCGGATATACGGTAGATTCTGTGTTGCCGGAAGGTGAGCGCCTTATCTTAAAGGATACAGCCAACTTAAGCACGGGAGGTACTGCCGAAGATGTAACGGATATTGTTCATCCGGCCAATGTTTCCATGGCAGAGCGTATTTCAAAGATTATCGATCTCGATATTTGCGGCATCGATATTATGACAGACGATATTAGCAAACCACTTTCTGAAACCGGAGGAGCCGTCCTTGAAGTAAATGCGGGACCAGGATTTAGAATGCATCTGGCACCCACAACCGGGCTGCCCAGAAATGTAGCGGCACCTGTAGTCGACAAACTCTTTCCTCAGAAAGGGGATACCGGAAGAATACCTATTGTAGCTATCACAGGTACTAATGGAAAAACTACAACAAGTAGACTAATTGCCCATATGGCTAAAATGAAGGGCTATCGGGTTGGATATACAACCAGTGATGGAGTTTATATTCAAAACCGGTTGCTAATGAAGGGAGATTGTACGGGTCCAGCGAGTGCCGAGTTTGTTCTGAAGGATCCAACAGTAAATTTTGCTGTACTCGAATGTGCCCGTGGAGGGTTACTTCGCGCCGGACTCGGATTTGGAAATTGCGATGTGGCTGTGGTGACCAATGTTGCGGCAGATCATTTAGGTTTGAAAGGTATTCACACTATAGAACAATTGGCAAAAGTAAAAGGTGTTGTTCCCGAAACAGTACTCCCGGACGGATATGCAATACTCAATGCAGACGATGACCTTGTTTACGATATGCGCCGTGGTATAAATTGCAATCTGGCGCTTTTTTCAATGGATGAGAACAATCCGAGAATACAGGCATTACAGCGTATTGGTGGAATCACAGCCGTTTATGAAAACGGTTATGTAACTATCTGTAAGGGCTCCTGGAAGATGCGAATTATGAAAGCCGAGAACATCCCGCTTACCTATGGAGGAAAGGCAGAATTTATGATCCAGAATGTATTGGCTGCTGTGATTGCTGCAAATGTACGTGGTATTAGCATAGAGGATATGAAAGCGGGTCTGGAGACATTTATTCCTTCAGCCTCACAAACCCCAGGTCGTCTAAATTTGTTCGAGTTTGATAATTTCAAGATCTTACTGGACTATGCTCATAACCCGGCAGGGATGCGTGCCCTTCAGAAATTTTCTGATAAATTGGAATGTACGGTAAAAGTAGGGATCATTGCGGGAATTGGTGATCGAAGAATTGAGGATAATAACGAAATGGGAGCTATCGCCGCCGAAATGTTCGATGAGATCATTATTCGTCAGGATAAGCGATTACGTGGTAAGACAGAAGAGGAACTAATTAATATGCTACATGATGGAATTAAAAGTAAAGATCCAAACAAAAAGACTACGATCATTCCTTCCGAAAGAGAAGCGATCACTTATGCAGTAAACAATGCTCAAAAAGGATCTCTTATTATATTATGTAGTGATGTAATTCCAGATGCCTTGGATCTGGTTACGAGATTTAAAGAACAAGAAGCGAACGGAGAAAAGGTGTTTGCTGATTAA